The Kitasatospora sp. NBC_00374 genome has a segment encoding these proteins:
- a CDS encoding ArsR/SmtB family transcription factor encodes MSDQVKEREIKDVATLKALADPVRLAILNALYKREPSPLSVKEIAAELGDTPTKLYRHIKQLEQVGLIMVAETRLVSGIVESRYRNAQKSLRLAPEVFADETSKRPEVLGALLAAMDLVRSDFELKYLTDRLELPPGPDGRPRASSQFSHFSMRLRPERVVRLRNQLGVILDELAEEGDSADEDAIDVTLFTLLYATKSAPPADRSAHADRV; translated from the coding sequence GTGTCTGATCAGGTGAAAGAGCGCGAGATCAAGGACGTTGCGACCCTGAAGGCGCTCGCGGACCCCGTCCGGCTGGCGATCCTCAACGCCCTCTACAAGCGCGAGCCGTCCCCGCTGTCCGTCAAGGAGATCGCGGCCGAGCTCGGCGACACCCCGACCAAGCTGTACCGGCACATCAAGCAGCTGGAGCAGGTCGGTTTGATCATGGTCGCCGAGACCCGCCTGGTCTCGGGCATCGTGGAGAGCCGCTACCGCAACGCGCAGAAGTCACTGCGCCTGGCCCCCGAGGTCTTCGCCGACGAGACGTCGAAGCGCCCGGAGGTACTGGGCGCCCTGTTGGCCGCGATGGACCTGGTCCGCTCCGACTTCGAGCTCAAGTACCTCACCGACCGGCTGGAGCTGCCCCCCGGGCCGGACGGCAGGCCTCGCGCGTCCTCCCAGTTCAGCCACTTCTCCATGCGGCTCCGCCCCGAGCGGGTGGTACGGCTGCGCAACCAGCTCGGCGTGATCCTGGACGAGCTGGCGGAGGAGGGCGACAGCGCGGACGAGGACGCCATCGACGTCACCCTGTTCACCCTGCTCTATGCGACCAAGTCCGCGCCCCCGGCCGACCGGTCCGCCCACGCCGACCGCGTCTGA
- the disA gene encoding DNA integrity scanning diadenylate cyclase DisA, translating into MRASLSAIAPGTALRDGLERVLRANTGGLVVLGFDKSVESLSTGGFVLDVEFTATRLRELCKLDGAVILDKDSTKIVRAGVHLMPDATIPTDETGTRHRTAERVNRQTGYPVVAVSHSMRLIAMYVNGSRRVLEDSTTVLSRANQALATLERYKLRLDEVAGTLSALEIEDLVTVRDVSAVVQRLEMVRLIAAEIAGYVLELGTDGRLLSLQLDELIAGVEPERELVARDYFPERAAKKGRTVTEVLSDLEALTHAELLDLQTVAKALGYTGTPESLDSAVSPRGYRLLAKVPRLPNTVIERLVEHFGGLQKLLAASIDDLQTVEGVGETRARSVREGLSRLAESSILERYV; encoded by the coding sequence CTGCGGGCCTCCCTCAGTGCCATCGCGCCGGGCACGGCGCTACGGGACGGGCTGGAGCGGGTGCTGCGCGCCAACACCGGCGGGCTGGTCGTGCTCGGCTTCGACAAGAGCGTCGAATCCCTCAGCACCGGCGGCTTCGTGCTCGACGTCGAGTTCACCGCCACCCGGCTGCGCGAGCTGTGCAAGCTCGACGGGGCGGTGATCCTCGACAAGGACAGCACCAAGATCGTCCGGGCCGGGGTGCACCTGATGCCCGACGCGACCATCCCCACCGACGAGACCGGCACCCGCCACCGGACCGCCGAGCGGGTCAACCGCCAGACCGGGTACCCGGTGGTGGCCGTCTCGCACTCGATGCGGCTGATCGCCATGTACGTCAACGGCAGCCGCCGGGTGCTGGAGGACTCCACCACCGTGCTGTCCCGTGCCAACCAGGCGCTCGCCACCCTGGAGCGGTACAAGCTGCGCCTGGACGAGGTCGCCGGCACGCTCTCCGCACTGGAGATCGAGGACCTGGTCACCGTCCGGGACGTCTCCGCCGTCGTCCAGCGGCTGGAGATGGTCCGGCTGATCGCGGCCGAGATCGCCGGGTACGTCCTGGAGCTGGGCACCGACGGCCGACTGCTCTCGCTGCAGCTGGACGAGCTGATCGCCGGCGTCGAGCCGGAGCGCGAACTGGTCGCCCGGGACTACTTCCCGGAACGGGCCGCCAAGAAGGGCCGCACCGTCACCGAGGTGCTCTCCGACCTGGAGGCGCTCACCCACGCCGAGCTGCTCGACCTGCAGACGGTGGCCAAGGCGCTCGGGTACACCGGCACGCCGGAGTCGCTGGACTCGGCGGTCTCACCGCGCGGGTACCGGCTGCTGGCCAAGGTGCCGCGGCTTCCGAACACCGTCATCGAGCGGCTGGTCGAGCACTTCGGCGGCCTGCAGAAGCTGCTCGCGGCCAGCATCGACGACCTGCAGACCGTCGAGGGAGTCGGCGAGACCCGGGCCCGCTCGGTACGGGAGGGGCTGTCGCGGCTCGCAGAATCGTCCATCCTGGAGCGCTACGTCTGA
- the radA gene encoding DNA repair protein RadA, with amino-acid sequence MAARTKTTAKPRPAYRCTECGNQLPKWVGRCPECNAWGTVEEYGAVPIRTTAAGPVSSPAKPIGQVDGQVATARTTGVPELDRVLGGGIVPGAVVLLAGEPGVGKSTLLLDVAAKAATAQHRTLYVTGEESAGQVRLRADRIGALSDHLYLAAESDLGAVLGHIEAVNPGLLILDSVQTIASAELDGAPGGPAQVREVAGALIRASKERGMATLLVGHVTKDGQIAGPRLLEHLVDVVLSFEGDRHARLRIIRGIKNRYGATDEVGCFELHDEGIAGLADPSGLFLTRRDKPVPGTCLTVTLEGRRPLVAEVQALMVDSQIPSPRRTTSGLESPRIAMILAVVERHGGVKLGKQDIYTATVGGVKLTEPSADLAIALAVASSSSDTPLPSNLVAIGEVGLAGEVRRVTGVQRRLAEAHRLGFTHALVPPDPGKVPAGMTVVEVADIGEALRAIPGRRRGPAKPRGEAAGAPVAGARAARPAAVPVAVPAFPEELMEGWEPVDSDEVR; translated from the coding sequence ATGGCAGCCCGCACCAAGACCACCGCCAAGCCCCGCCCGGCGTACCGCTGCACCGAGTGCGGCAACCAGCTCCCGAAATGGGTCGGCCGCTGCCCCGAGTGCAACGCCTGGGGCACCGTCGAGGAGTACGGCGCCGTCCCGATCAGGACCACGGCGGCCGGGCCGGTCAGCTCCCCGGCCAAGCCGATCGGCCAGGTGGACGGTCAGGTCGCCACCGCCCGCACCACCGGCGTGCCGGAGCTCGACCGGGTGCTCGGCGGCGGCATCGTCCCGGGCGCCGTCGTGCTGCTGGCCGGCGAGCCCGGGGTCGGCAAGTCCACGCTGTTGCTGGACGTGGCCGCCAAGGCGGCGACCGCGCAGCACCGCACCCTCTACGTCACGGGCGAGGAGTCGGCCGGCCAGGTCCGGCTGCGCGCCGACCGCATCGGCGCACTCTCCGACCACCTGTACCTGGCCGCCGAGTCCGACCTCGGCGCGGTGCTCGGCCACATCGAGGCGGTCAACCCCGGGCTGCTGATCCTGGACTCGGTGCAGACCATCGCGTCCGCCGAGCTGGACGGCGCCCCCGGCGGCCCGGCCCAGGTCCGCGAGGTGGCGGGCGCGCTGATCCGCGCCTCCAAGGAGCGCGGCATGGCCACCCTGCTGGTCGGCCACGTCACCAAGGACGGCCAGATCGCGGGCCCGCGGCTGCTGGAGCACCTGGTCGACGTGGTGCTCAGCTTCGAGGGTGACCGGCACGCTCGGCTGCGGATCATCCGCGGTATCAAGAACCGCTACGGCGCGACCGACGAGGTCGGGTGCTTCGAGCTGCACGACGAGGGCATCGCGGGCCTCGCCGACCCGTCCGGACTGTTTCTGACCAGGCGTGACAAGCCGGTGCCCGGCACCTGCCTGACCGTCACCCTGGAGGGCCGCCGCCCGCTGGTCGCCGAGGTGCAGGCGCTGATGGTCGACTCGCAGATCCCCTCGCCCCGCCGGACCACCTCCGGCCTGGAGTCGCCCCGGATCGCGATGATCCTGGCCGTGGTCGAGCGGCACGGCGGCGTCAAGCTCGGCAAGCAGGACATCTACACGGCGACGGTCGGCGGGGTGAAGCTCACCGAGCCGTCCGCCGACCTGGCCATCGCACTGGCGGTCGCCAGCTCCTCGTCCGACACCCCGCTGCCCAGCAACCTGGTGGCGATCGGCGAGGTCGGCCTGGCCGGCGAGGTCCGGCGGGTCACCGGCGTACAGCGCCGGCTCGCGGAGGCCCACCGGCTCGGCTTCACCCACGCCCTCGTCCCGCCGGACCCGGGCAAGGTGCCGGCGGGCATGACGGTGGTCGAGGTCGCCGACATCGGTGAGGCCCTGCGCGCCATCCCGGGCCGCCGCCGCGGCCCGGCCAAGCCCCGCGGCGAGGCAGCCGGAGCCCCGGTCGCAGGCGCCCGCGCGGCCCGTCCGGCGGCTGTCCCGGTGGCCGTTCCGGCCTTCCCGGAGGAGCTGATGGAGGGCTGGGAGCCGGTCGACTCCGACGAAGTGCGCTGA
- a CDS encoding MFS transporter — protein sequence MASTASAARSTDASTTETVSTTADAGNTSATTCTTGPVTTSNLGPAPVPTASPAPVPTAGPTANPAPHSPTGPAAAPPALVPLRRNWRFQLLWGGAASAMLGTCIADTAYPLLLLAMTGSPSLAGAFGAVQFTVSLLLGIHGGAVADRHDRRRILLIADSARLLAALSIPAALHLHRLTVAHTLLVGAVLGATMAYSGPVRMLVLRSVVPPEQLRQALAQDELRVSGASLIGPPLAGMLLGMGRAVPFLGTVVASLLAVCAAWAVRFESRPNATAGGGGRSGGAMAGLRYLLADAQLRVTLLVPFLLNLAGAAMLLPVMVLLRNGGTSSGGIGLALAGEAVGGLLGALVVRRLHRLMLPGRLLVSVAWVSVPLFLVPTLAGGPVVVFVTLASMMLGVPALRVMVDVLIFQQVAEELRGRVIAATMTVFMLGMPAGTFGAGLLLDHLAPETTLRLFAALLALALVPPTLSRALRRAQWPA from the coding sequence ATGGCCAGCACGGCAAGCGCGGCACGGTCGACGGACGCGAGCACCACAGAGACCGTCAGCACCACGGCAGATGCCGGCAACACCAGCGCCACCACCTGCACCACTGGACCCGTCACCACCAGCAACCTCGGCCCGGCGCCCGTCCCCACAGCCAGCCCCGCGCCCGTCCCCACGGCAGGCCCCACGGCCAACCCTGCGCCGCACTCCCCCACCGGGCCCGCTGCCGCACCGCCCGCCCTCGTCCCGCTGCGCCGCAACTGGCGGTTCCAGCTGCTCTGGGGCGGCGCCGCCTCGGCGATGCTCGGCACCTGCATCGCCGACACCGCCTACCCGCTCCTGCTCCTGGCGATGACCGGCTCGCCCTCGCTGGCCGGGGCCTTCGGCGCCGTCCAGTTCACCGTCTCCCTCCTGCTCGGCATCCACGGCGGCGCGGTCGCCGACCGCCACGACCGCCGCCGGATCCTCCTGATCGCAGACTCGGCCCGGCTGCTGGCCGCACTCAGCATCCCGGCCGCGCTCCACCTGCACCGCCTGACGGTCGCCCACACCCTGCTGGTCGGCGCGGTGCTCGGCGCCACCATGGCGTACTCGGGTCCGGTCCGGATGCTGGTGCTCCGCTCCGTCGTCCCGCCCGAGCAACTGCGCCAGGCGCTGGCCCAGGACGAGTTGAGGGTCAGCGGGGCGTCGCTGATCGGACCGCCGCTGGCCGGGATGCTGCTCGGCATGGGCCGGGCCGTCCCGTTCCTGGGCACGGTGGTGGCCTCGCTGCTGGCCGTCTGCGCGGCGTGGGCAGTTCGCTTCGAGAGCCGTCCGAACGCGACCGCCGGGGGAGGCGGCCGGTCCGGCGGGGCGATGGCGGGGCTGCGGTACCTGCTGGCCGACGCCCAGCTGCGGGTCACTCTGCTGGTGCCGTTCCTGCTCAACCTGGCCGGGGCCGCGATGCTGCTGCCGGTGATGGTGCTGCTGCGCAACGGGGGTACGTCCAGCGGTGGGATCGGCCTCGCCCTCGCGGGTGAGGCGGTCGGCGGGCTGCTCGGTGCGCTGGTGGTGCGCCGACTGCACCGGCTGATGCTCCCGGGCCGCCTGCTGGTCTCGGTCGCCTGGGTGAGCGTGCCGCTGTTCCTGGTACCGACGCTGGCGGGCGGTCCGGTGGTGGTCTTCGTGACGCTGGCGTCGATGATGCTGGGGGTGCCGGCGTTGCGCGTGATGGTGGACGTGCTGATCTTCCAGCAGGTCGCGGAGGAGCTCCGGGGCCGGGTGATCGCGGCGACCATGACGGTCTTCATGCTCGGCATGCCGGCGGGGACGTTCGGGGCCGGACTGCTGCTGGACCACCTCGCGCCCGAGACCACCCTGCGGCTGTTCGCCGCGCTGCTGGCCCTCGCCCTGGTGCCGCCGACCCTCAGCCGGGCGCTCCGCCGCGCGCAGTGGCCGGCCTGA